In Arctopsyche grandis isolate Sample6627 chromosome 13, ASM5162203v2, whole genome shotgun sequence, one DNA window encodes the following:
- the LOC143921267 gene encoding uncharacterized protein LOC143921267: MSFLKYFAPPEWDNDVPRETCGENLTKKSKLKKLRKNDNVEKSNIVEQSEKAQFPTHEEKPSKKRKKESNEFKSKKKKNDLAVENNINKKQNNVEYTEKSQFQSNNKKPSKKFKKDLNETKSMKKKHALTTESYVKFESPKLDATSENVTLNETPSTPISKNSLKKKKRREQNGQIVLNGSKKSNLKLNNSIAQSPKSNKPIENGIASNVSGSDAQNSSEISWKTLKNRKRRSKKNKAEASIDSSKTIESVTKPLKKPKPEKPTKNNKIEAQSNIQNAVEADITNTSINNVSITKSNKKNKNKTKPIKGDEKNTSIKSKPKGIVKNSKLKHVAKIKEILKGVSLPNPTEEKPNDMDDSEILAKIDSEVEKQPVSRSKSLRERMIEKLKGARFRYLNEQMYLKQSNEAIQLFKEDPGAFQAYHDGYKQQINKWPLNPLDIIISDISKLPKSHIIADLGCGEARLAQSVQQKVHSFDLVALNPSVTACDMCHTPLLTAHVDVVVFCLSLMGTNLRDYLMEANRILKIGGLLKIAEVESRFENIDQFVSDIQKYGFSLIKKDFNNELFYFIDLKKENEVKKRNKLPQLNLNPCLYKKR; the protein is encoded by the exons ATGagttttcttaaatattttgcACCCCCTGAATGGGATAATGACGTTCCACGAGAAACATGTGGAGAAAacttg aCTAAAAAATCAAAGcttaaaaaattaagaaaaaatgaTAATGTTGAAAAGTCAAACATTGTTGAACAATCTGAAAAGGCACAATTTCCAACTCACGAAGAAAAGCCAAGCAAAAAGCGAAAGAAGGAGTCGAATGAAttcaaatcaaagaaaaagaagaACGATCTAGCCgttgaaaacaatattaataaaaagcaaaacAATGTTGAATACACCGAAAAATCGCAGTTTCAATCTAACAATAAAAAGCCTAGCAAAAAGTTTAAGAAAGACTTAAACGAaaccaaatcaatgaaaaaGAAACATGCTTTGACTACAGAGTCCTATGTCAAATTCGAATCGCCAAAATTGGATGCAACCTCCGAAAATGTGACTTTGAATGAAACGCCATCAACTCCCATATCTAAGAACAGTTTGAAGAAGAAAAAGAGACGAGAACAGAACGGACAAATTGTTCTGAATGGGTCCAAAAAAAGTAATCTCAAATTGAACAACTCTATTGCGCAATCTCCTAAATCGAATAAACCGATTGAAAATGGTATAGCTAGCAATGTTTCTGGATCTGACGCTCAAAACTCCAGCGAAATATCATGGAAAACGTTGAAAAATAGAAAGCGACGGTCTAAAAAAAATAAGGCAGAGGCTTCTATTGATTCGTCGAAGACCATTGAAAGTGTAACAAAACCTTTGAAAAAACCAAAGCCTGAAAAACCgactaaaaacaataaaattgaagCACAATCTAACATACAAAATGCCGTTGAAGCAGATATAACGAACACTTCAATCAATAATGTTTCCATcacaaaatcaaacaaaaaaaataaaaataagacaaAGCCTATTAAAGGTGATGAAAAGAATACTTCAATTAAATCAAAACCAAAAGGAATCGTTAAGAATTCTAAATTAAAACACGTTGCCAAAATAAAAGAGATTTTGAAAGGTGTATCGCTACCAAACCCGACTGAAGAAAAGCCGAATGATATGGatgattctgaaattttagCTAAAATAGATAGCGAAGTCGAAAAACAACCAGTAAGCCGTTCCAAAAGCTTAAGAGAAAGGATGATAGAGAAACTTAAAG gAGCTAGATTTCGCTATTTAAACGAACAAATGTATTTGAAGCAAAGCAATGAAGCCATCCAATTGTTTAAAGAAGATCCTGGCGCGTTTCAAGCATACCACGACGGATACAAACAACAAATCAACAAATGGCCACTGAACCCGCTCGATATTATCATCAGTGACATTtccaaatt GCCAAAAAGTCACATAATTGCCGACCTTGGATGCGGCGAAGCTCGTTTGGCACAGTCCGTTCAACAGAAGGTTCACTCTTTCGATTTAGTGGCTTTGAATCCGTCTGTGACCGCTTGTGACATGTGTCACACTCCACTTCTAACGGCACATGTGGATGTTGTTGTATTTTGCCTGTCTCTGATGGGAACTAATCTAAGAGACTATTTGATGGAAGCGAACAGGATTTTAAAGATCGg AGGGTTGTTAAAAATCGCTGAAGTCGAAAGTAGATTTGAAAATATAGATCAGTTCGTAAGCGACATACAAAAGTACGGATTTTCTTTAATCAAGAAGGATTTCAATAATGAATTGTTCTATTTTATTGATTTGAAGAAAGAGAATGAAGTCAAGAAACGCAACAAATTACCTCAATTGAATTTGAATCCATGCTTATATAAAAAGCGTTGA